Within Kutzneria chonburiensis, the genomic segment GGCGTTGGCCGCGATCTCGGCACGGGTCATCACGGGTCTGCTCATGCGAGGGCTCCTCAACTTCACGGCTTTCCGAGGTCCCGACAGCGTGTGCATGGCGGCCGGCGACGTCAACCACCGACTGCCACTGAGTGGCTTTCGCTCGTTGGCCCACGGTCCGCGGACCGCTATCTTCTCGCTTGTTCCAATTCGAACTTGTTGGAGGAAACCCATGCGTAGTACGGACATCGGCCTGCTCATGGTCCGCGTGGTGGCCGGTCTGACGATGGCCGCGCACGGGACCCAGTACCTGTTCGGCTGGTTCGGCGGCGGCGGATTGACCGGCGCCGCCACGTTCTTCAGCCAGAGCGGCTACCGTCAGGCCGACCTGATCGCGTCATCGCCGGCCTGTCCGAGACCCTCGGCGGTCTCGCCCTCGCCGTCGGCCTGGTAGCCCCGTTGGCTGCCGCGGCAATCGTCGGCACCATGGTCAATGCCATGGCCGTCAAGTGGTCCGGCGGCTTCTTCGCGCCCCGCGGCGTGGAGTACGAGCTCCTGATGGCCGTCGCCGTGGCCGCTGTCGCCATTGCCGGCCCCGGTCGGTTCGCCGTTGATCGTTTCGTGCCGGTCCTGCGCGACCATCGCGTTCGCCACGGCGTCGGCGCTGTGGCGTTCGGCGTCGTGATCGCCGCTTTGACGCTGGTGTTGTTCCGTTAGACGGCGTTACTCGGCAAAGCGCGCAATCGTCCGGGCCGCCGTCCGCACCGCCGCCGCCAGCGTGTCGACGCGGGTCGTCGACCGCACGACGATGCCGACCGCGCCGAGCAGAACGCCGCCGTTGCCCAGGATCGGCGCGGCCACCGACGCCGCGCCGATCGTCATCTCCTCGTGCGAGTAGGCCACCCCGTCCTGCCTTGCCCTCTTCAGCTCTTCGATGAGCCGCGCCGGCTGTTGGATCGAGTACGGCGTCAATCTCGCCAGGCCGCCCGTGATCACTTCGTCCACCAGGCTGCGCGGGGAGTGCGCCATGATGCACTTCCCCACCGCCGTCGTGTGCAGTGG encodes:
- a CDS encoding DoxX family membrane protein codes for the protein MRSTDIGLLMVRVVAGLTMAAHGTQYLFGWFGGGGLTGAATFFSQSGYRQADLIASSPACPRPSAVSPSPSAW